In Oscillatoria acuminata PCC 6304, a single window of DNA contains:
- a CDS encoding WD40 repeat domain-containing protein → MRLSWRWFLLSSLMSLTFAIALQDRSQVAHSQIQPPSTESLNPQSGPLFILDKTLEGHTSWVETLKFSPDGSILASGSRDNTIKLWNWTSGELIRTLLGHSADVNSLAFSPDGQGLASASTDLTVKLWDVNQGILTGTRLGHTFAVRGVTFTPDGQTLASASADRSIILWDVNTERERRTLNWHSSFVWAVAVSPDGNTLVSGGYDNTIRFWRMPNGRRWRSIEGHSSPITAIAFSPDGQTLASASADHTIKLWDVNTGSLKSTLTGHSDWVLSVAFSPDGQLLASGGADRTLRLWNVANGSLRTLFNNHQGRVLSVAFSPDGQALASASADQTIKIWRATAP, encoded by the coding sequence ATGAGATTATCTTGGCGCTGGTTTTTACTTTCTAGCTTAATGAGTTTAACCTTCGCGATCGCCCTCCAGGATCGGTCGCAAGTGGCCCATTCGCAAATCCAGCCTCCCTCCACTGAGAGCCTGAACCCGCAATCCGGACCCCTTTTTATTTTAGACAAAACCCTGGAAGGACATACCAGTTGGGTAGAGACCCTAAAATTTAGTCCTGATGGCAGCATCCTAGCCAGTGGCAGTCGAGATAATACCATCAAGCTCTGGAATTGGACCAGTGGGGAATTAATTCGCACCCTGTTGGGACATTCCGCTGATGTAAATTCCCTCGCTTTTAGTCCAGATGGACAAGGTTTAGCCAGTGCTAGTACCGATCTCACCGTCAAGTTGTGGGATGTGAATCAGGGCATTTTAACTGGGACGCGATTGGGTCATACCTTTGCAGTTCGGGGTGTCACCTTCACCCCCGATGGACAAACCCTCGCCTCTGCCAGTGCCGATCGCAGCATCATCCTCTGGGATGTCAACACCGAACGAGAAAGGCGGACCCTCAACTGGCATTCTAGCTTTGTCTGGGCAGTCGCCGTCAGTCCTGATGGCAATACCTTGGTGAGTGGCGGCTACGATAACACCATCCGCTTTTGGAGAATGCCCAATGGGAGAAGGTGGCGCTCCATTGAAGGGCATTCTAGCCCGATTACCGCGATCGCCTTTAGTCCCGACGGACAAACCCTCGCCTCTGCCAGTGCTGATCACACCATCAAGTTATGGGATGTCAATACCGGCTCTTTGAAAAGCACCTTAACGGGTCATTCAGATTGGGTCCTCTCCGTAGCCTTTAGTCCCGATGGTCAACTGCTTGCTAGTGGGGGAGCCGATCGCACCCTCCGCCTGTGGAATGTCGCCAATGGTTCCCTGCGAACCCTCTTTAACAATCATCAAGGGCGAGTTCTCTCCGTAGCCTTTAGTCCCGATGGACAGGCCCTTGCCAGTGCCAGTGCCGACCAAACCATTAAAATTTGGCGAGCTACGGCTCCATAA
- a CDS encoding ABC transporter permease: protein MNLWESLDMATKTLVANKTRSTLTMLGIIIGNAAVIATVGVGSGAQNFIGGQIESLGTNVLIIAPGNQNSRRLGGPPQTLVLDDAEAIASQVPGIDGVSPELNGSELVRYGNQNFSALIFGTMPDFLNVRNFEVEKGRFLNELDVQRSNPVVALGSDLAIALFGDSNPIGEKVRIKNVSLEVIGVMEPKGASFGTNYDETALIPITTMANRILGRQSPYGLPLSFIWVGVANEEGMGMAQFQIENLLRLRHRITDEDDFFVQNQQDLMNTFDAITGALTVLLAAVASISLLVGGIGIMNIMLVSVTERTQEIGLRKAIGATQQDILIQFIIEAVILSVVGGAVGIGIGMGGIFLIALVTPFEAGVSGMAIALATSVSGGIGLFFGVVPARRAAQLDPIVALRSE from the coding sequence ATGAACCTATGGGAAAGCCTAGATATGGCCACTAAGACCCTAGTGGCTAACAAAACCCGCAGTACCCTGACAATGTTAGGGATTATTATCGGGAATGCTGCGGTAATTGCTACAGTTGGGGTGGGGTCAGGTGCGCAAAATTTTATTGGTGGACAAATAGAATCCCTGGGAACCAATGTATTGATTATTGCCCCAGGGAATCAGAATAGTCGGAGATTAGGCGGACCGCCCCAAACCTTGGTTTTGGATGATGCAGAGGCGATCGCCTCCCAAGTTCCGGGCATCGATGGGGTCTCCCCAGAACTCAACGGCAGCGAACTGGTGCGCTATGGCAATCAAAACTTTTCAGCCTTAATATTTGGCACAATGCCAGATTTTTTGAACGTTCGGAACTTTGAGGTAGAAAAGGGACGATTTTTAAATGAATTAGATGTTCAGCGCAGCAATCCAGTGGTGGCGTTAGGTTCAGATCTAGCCATTGCGTTATTTGGAGACAGCAACCCCATTGGAGAAAAAGTTCGCATTAAAAATGTCAGTTTAGAAGTGATTGGCGTGATGGAACCCAAAGGAGCATCCTTTGGGACGAACTACGACGAAACCGCCTTAATTCCCATCACGACTATGGCGAATAGAATTCTGGGACGGCAATCGCCTTATGGACTGCCGCTTTCGTTCATTTGGGTGGGGGTCGCCAATGAAGAAGGGATGGGAATGGCGCAGTTTCAGATTGAAAATTTGCTGCGTCTGCGCCATCGCATTACCGATGAAGATGATTTCTTCGTTCAGAATCAGCAAGATTTAATGAATACCTTTGATGCGATTACCGGGGCGTTAACGGTGTTACTCGCAGCGGTGGCGAGTATCTCCCTGTTGGTGGGTGGGATTGGGATTATGAATATTATGTTGGTATCGGTGACGGAACGGACTCAGGAGATTGGGTTGCGGAAGGCGATCGGGGCAACTCAGCAAGATATTTTAATTCAGTTCATCATAGAAGCAGTGATTCTATCGGTGGTGGGGGGTGCAGTCGGCATTGGCATTGGGATGGGGGGTATTTTTTTGATTGCCCTAGTCACGCCTTTTGAGGCGGGAGTTTCCGGAATGGCGATCGCCCTGGCAACCAGTGTCTCTGGAGGCATCGGCTTATTTTTTGGCGTGGTTCCTGCCCGTCGTGCGGCTCAACTGGACCCAATTGTAGCCTTAAGAAGTGAGTGA
- a CDS encoding ABC transporter ATP-binding protein, whose translation MNSQNQLQSTLPSPEQKSAIVELKDVYKIYGSGNTEVQALKGVNLTIHEGEYCSIMGASGSGKSTAMNIIGCLDRPSSGYYYLDEVDVTQMEDANLAKIRNLKLGFVFQQYHLLAQLSALENVMLPMVYAGIPASERRERSREALTRVGLENRMNNKPNQMSGGQQQRVAIARAIVNQPVLLLADEPTGALDTKTTEEVIHIFSELNASGMTIVMVTHEPEVARASKRIVMFRDGEVIQSHLTPADLHGATL comes from the coding sequence ATGAACTCTCAAAATCAACTCCAATCTACTCTACCGAGTCCGGAACAAAAATCGGCGATCGTTGAACTGAAAGATGTTTACAAGATTTATGGGTCCGGCAATACAGAAGTGCAAGCCCTCAAAGGAGTGAATTTAACGATTCATGAAGGGGAATATTGCTCAATTATGGGGGCATCCGGTTCGGGCAAATCTACGGCCATGAATATTATTGGTTGCCTGGATAGACCCAGCAGCGGATATTATTATCTGGATGAGGTAGATGTTACCCAAATGGAAGATGCAAACTTAGCAAAAATCCGAAATTTAAAGTTAGGATTTGTCTTCCAACAATATCATCTGTTAGCTCAACTGAGCGCCTTGGAAAATGTGATGTTGCCGATGGTTTATGCTGGCATTCCTGCCTCGGAACGGCGGGAACGTTCAAGGGAGGCATTAACGCGAGTCGGCTTAGAAAATCGGATGAATAATAAGCCGAATCAGATGTCTGGGGGACAACAACAACGGGTGGCGATCGCCCGGGCGATCGTCAACCAGCCCGTTTTACTCTTAGCGGATGAACCCACCGGCGCTTTAGATACCAAAACCACGGAAGAAGTCATCCATATTTTTTCAGAACTGAATGCCAGTGGCATGACCATCGTGATGGTAACCCACGAACCGGAAGTCGCCCGCGCCAGTAAACGAATTGTCATGTTTCGTGATGGAGAAGTCATCCAATCCCATCTCACCCCGGCTGATTTGCATGGCGCTACGTTGTGA
- a CDS encoding response regulator, translating to MPSLKYKTTGLNRGWTRVVNDVRMENPIAGVSKKSSTPDQEPPLILVVDDDRFMRDLLRQVMEKEGYRVAEAENGLQGLEAYIRLHPDMVLLDAIMPVMDGFTCCTRLQAMFEDDSGEYDFASHTPILMITSLEDSKSVDQAFEVGAVDFVTKPIHWAVLRQRVRRLLEQAQLYRQLQAANEELQRLAFLDGLTRVANRRGFDQALEHEWRRLIRESVSAKNAGTQTHFVQNPSSLSLILCDVDFFKNYNDSCGHLAGDECLQEVAEALSRAVKRPGDLVARYGGEEFAILLPNTDAAGAVSVAQKIRTEIRNLQIPHPSSSVSEYITVSLGVTATIPNASTVPCELISIADKALYQAKESGRDRLILKIFILPN from the coding sequence ATGCCATCGTTAAAATACAAAACGACGGGACTCAACAGGGGATGGACTAGGGTTGTCAATGATGTGCGAATGGAGAATCCAATAGCTGGCGTGAGTAAAAAATCATCGACCCCGGATCAAGAACCGCCCCTGATTTTGGTCGTCGATGATGACCGATTTATGCGGGATCTCCTCCGTCAAGTCATGGAAAAAGAGGGCTACCGAGTAGCCGAGGCGGAAAATGGCCTTCAGGGTTTAGAGGCTTATATTCGCCTGCATCCCGATATGGTTTTGCTGGATGCCATCATGCCGGTTATGGATGGTTTTACTTGCTGCACTAGGCTGCAAGCCATGTTTGAGGATGATTCTGGGGAATATGACTTTGCATCCCATACCCCCATTTTAATGATTACCAGTCTAGAAGACAGTAAATCGGTAGACCAGGCATTCGAGGTGGGTGCCGTGGATTTCGTCACGAAACCGATTCACTGGGCAGTGCTGCGTCAACGGGTGAGAAGATTGCTGGAACAGGCGCAGCTTTATCGACAGCTTCAAGCGGCGAATGAGGAGTTGCAGCGTCTGGCATTTCTGGATGGGTTGACTCGGGTTGCCAATCGTCGGGGTTTTGACCAAGCATTAGAACACGAGTGGCGGCGACTGATTCGGGAAAGTGTCTCGGCGAAAAATGCTGGGACCCAGACTCATTTTGTTCAAAATCCCTCCTCCCTGTCTTTGATTTTGTGCGATGTAGACTTTTTTAAGAACTACAACGATTCCTGCGGCCATTTAGCCGGGGACGAATGTTTACAAGAAGTTGCAGAGGCCCTGAGTCGAGCGGTGAAGCGTCCTGGGGATTTGGTGGCACGTTATGGAGGAGAAGAATTTGCCATTTTGCTTCCCAATACGGATGCAGCAGGGGCCGTGAGTGTGGCCCAAAAAATTCGGACAGAAATCCGCAATTTACAGATTCCTCATCCGAGTTCTTCGGTGAGTGAATATATTACGGTGAGTTTAGGGGTAACTGCCACCATTCCCAATGCGAGTACGGTTCCCTGTGAGTTAATTTCTATTGCGGATAAAGCCCTCTATCAGGCAAAAGAATCGGGGCGCGATCGCCTGATTTTAAAAATTTTTATCCTGCCCAATTAA
- the nblB gene encoding phycobilisome degradation protein NblB produces MNVTPESVRELLHSETMGDRLRGVNQLRQLEPAIAFELILPTIQDSSARVRYAAVSQMASLGKLDRDVALTVLRDRLLNDSETDVQAAAADSLGGLQLTEAFEELQQIYHNTSEWLLKLSIVAALGELGDSRSFELLEDALNSSESLIKTAAIGSFGELGDRRATALLIPYATDADWQIRHRVAQALGLLGGPEVRPILETLAQDEVSPVAQTAQVSLSTVV; encoded by the coding sequence ATGAACGTTACTCCAGAGTCAGTGAGGGAATTACTGCATTCAGAAACAATGGGCGATCGCCTACGCGGAGTGAATCAACTTCGACAGCTTGAACCAGCGATCGCGTTTGAACTGATTTTACCGACGATTCAAGATAGTAGTGCGCGGGTACGGTATGCAGCAGTCAGTCAAATGGCCAGTTTGGGCAAGCTGGATCGGGATGTGGCTTTAACGGTTCTGCGCGATCGCCTGTTAAATGATTCGGAAACTGACGTCCAAGCGGCAGCCGCTGATTCTCTCGGGGGTTTGCAATTAACGGAAGCCTTTGAAGAGTTGCAACAGATCTATCACAATACCTCTGAATGGCTGCTGAAACTCAGTATTGTTGCTGCTTTAGGAGAATTGGGGGATAGTCGGTCTTTTGAGCTTTTAGAAGATGCCCTGAATTCTTCAGAAAGTCTGATCAAAACAGCAGCGATCGGGTCATTCGGGGAACTGGGCGATCGCCGAGCCACTGCATTACTCATTCCCTACGCTACCGATGCGGATTGGCAGATTCGCCATCGGGTTGCTCAAGCCTTGGGATTGCTAGGAGGACCTGAAGTTCGTCCCATCTTAGAAACATTGGCTCAAGATGAAGTTTCCCCGGTGGCACAAACAGCACAAGTTAGTTTGTCCACCGTGGTTTGA
- a CDS encoding CBS domain-containing protein, producing the protein MAKTVAEIMTRDPIVVTSQTSLDEAIQIMAERRFSGLPVVDAAGKLIGIISQGDLMWRESGVTPPPYIMVLDSVIYLENPAKYQRDLHKALGQTVGEVMSTNPQTIRPEKSLREAAELMHEKGVHRLPVIDSEGKPIGILTRGDIVRAMATEEG; encoded by the coding sequence ATGGCGAAAACAGTTGCCGAGATTATGACCCGAGATCCAATCGTCGTGACTTCACAGACGTCTTTGGATGAGGCGATTCAAATTATGGCGGAACGGCGGTTTAGTGGACTTCCCGTAGTAGATGCTGCTGGAAAGTTGATTGGGATTATTTCCCAAGGAGATTTGATGTGGCGAGAAAGTGGGGTCACACCGCCGCCTTATATTATGGTGCTTGATAGTGTGATTTATTTAGAAAATCCGGCTAAATATCAGCGGGATTTGCACAAGGCTCTCGGGCAAACGGTAGGGGAAGTTATGTCAACAAATCCTCAAACAATTAGACCGGAGAAGTCTTTACGAGAGGCGGCAGAATTGATGCATGAGAAGGGAGTACATCGCTTGCCAGTAATCGATTCTGAGGGTAAGCCCATCGGAATTTTGACTCGGGGCGATATTGTGCGGGCGATGGCGACTGAGGAAGGGTAA
- a CDS encoding (2Fe-2S) ferredoxin domain-containing protein, producing the protein MTPPDCPNPFSRNISICQHQSCQRHGSLAVLKAFEQTRLPPGVTVNGTGCLGQCSSGPTVKVNPDNVWYCRVTQADVPVIVEQHLENGEPVDALLNPRIHFKFSF; encoded by the coding sequence ATGACACCCCCCGATTGCCCAAACCCTTTCTCTCGGAATATTTCGATTTGTCAGCACCAATCTTGTCAGCGCCACGGATCCCTAGCCGTTCTGAAAGCCTTTGAGCAGACGCGACTCCCCCCCGGCGTCACAGTCAATGGTACGGGTTGTCTGGGACAATGTAGCTCAGGTCCCACGGTTAAAGTTAACCCGGATAATGTCTGGTATTGTCGGGTGACACAGGCTGATGTCCCTGTGATTGTAGAACAGCATTTGGAAAACGGTGAGCCCGTGGATGCTCTTCTCAACCCCAGAATTCACTTCAAATTTTCGTTTTAG
- a CDS encoding alpha/beta fold hydrolase, whose translation MQVTSSINTEPIPGAYWQWGDRAIYYVRAGDRRPDRPPLLLIHGFGASTDHWRKSIAGLQTEFEVWAIDLLGFGRSAKPNCVYSGELWRDQLQDFIQTHIGKPTVVVGNSLGGYAALCLGAQCPESVAGVILLNSAGPFTETEPRPELPFHRKALNAALKAAFRQNWVSFLLFQWTRRRARIRKILKQVYLDPSAVTEQLVEEIYRPSCDRGAAQVFASIFKTPPGEKVDRLLSQLKAPLLTLWGEGDPWMKIQERSDQFRQYYPQITEYFLKAGHCPHDEIPDRVNELIRDWVLSQVR comes from the coding sequence ATGCAGGTAACTTCGTCAATCAACACCGAGCCGATACCGGGTGCCTACTGGCAATGGGGCGATCGCGCTATTTATTACGTTCGTGCAGGCGATCGCCGTCCCGATAGACCCCCCCTGCTGCTGATTCATGGTTTTGGGGCCTCCACGGACCACTGGCGCAAATCGATCGCCGGGTTACAAACCGAATTTGAAGTTTGGGCGATCGATTTGTTGGGTTTTGGGCGATCGGCTAAACCCAACTGCGTTTACAGTGGAGAACTCTGGCGGGACCAACTACAAGATTTCATTCAAACCCATATTGGCAAACCCACGGTGGTAGTCGGCAACTCCCTGGGAGGATATGCGGCGTTATGTTTAGGTGCTCAATGTCCCGAATCCGTTGCCGGAGTTATTTTACTCAATAGCGCTGGTCCCTTTACGGAAACCGAACCTCGTCCGGAACTCCCATTCCATCGGAAAGCTCTGAATGCTGCCTTAAAAGCAGCGTTTCGCCAAAATTGGGTGAGCTTCCTCTTATTCCAATGGACCCGCCGCCGTGCCAGAATTCGGAAGATTTTGAAGCAAGTTTATTTGGACCCCTCGGCAGTGACGGAGCAACTGGTGGAGGAAATTTATCGTCCCTCTTGCGATCGCGGTGCGGCACAGGTATTCGCCTCGATTTTTAAAACGCCACCGGGGGAAAAAGTAGATAGATTGCTCTCCCAACTGAAGGCTCCCCTGTTAACCCTGTGGGGAGAAGGAGATCCTTGGATGAAAATCCAGGAACGCAGCGATCAGTTTCGCCAATATTATCCCCAGATTACGGAATATTTTCTCAAGGCAGGCCATTGTCCTCATGATGAAATTCCCGATCGCGTCAATGAGTTAATTCGCGATTGGGTTCTGTCTCAAGTGCGGTAA
- a CDS encoding CapA family protein, with amino-acid sequence MDAQNIVNLAKQGDPAAIAVLLNQALRIRNMTAQVVRHDNRLHILLEADRIPDRQAYLAYIQDGLTRLNVPSIHSVRVYARQIGQKVPAWDEAFEFGKVTISPLTTPSVAPEKPASKPVATPEYLPIATDKPQISPNPSLTPLETSAQTPRQSINPESDRPLEHPVIPQPAIAEIDTPPIRKTVPSKTSRAIGHTLKIVLPTLGIISLVLGTGWDFFRNGEKFHPAVLLSSASETLATVKLPNPPQFPSFAARSNSLQPLQADNILSNFQQLSELVESSIPNRPIIIKAVGDIIPGVDFPTNKLHPQPEQLFQGVTPYLQGADLVFGNFESTLTNHPYSAKDVSRPNIFAFRTPPSYTRLLKEAGFNILSVANNHSLDFTDQGFEDTIKNIEAAGMVAASRKGEIAYTTVNDIPIAFIGFSTYSYHNSILDLDTAKALVEEAQENATLVVISFHGGAEGTGAIHVKNRTETFFGENRGNLVEFSRAMIDVGADLVLGHGPHVPRALEVYKGKLIAYSLGNFMGYRSFSTVAELGYSLILEAELDLEGNFIAGQIIPIHLNGQGIPSYDSQNRTVKLMQKLTQSDFPETALSIEADGKIVKVDAQ; translated from the coding sequence GTGGACGCGCAAAATATCGTGAATTTAGCAAAGCAAGGAGATCCAGCGGCGATCGCCGTATTGCTGAATCAAGCATTACGAATCAGAAACATGACCGCCCAAGTGGTTCGCCACGACAATCGGCTGCATATCCTCTTAGAAGCCGATCGCATCCCCGATCGCCAAGCTTATCTTGCCTACATTCAGGATGGATTAACTCGTCTGAATGTCCCTTCCATTCACTCCGTCCGGGTTTATGCCCGCCAAATTGGTCAAAAAGTTCCGGCATGGGATGAAGCCTTTGAGTTCGGCAAAGTCACCATTAGCCCCCTGACTACTCCCTCAGTGGCCCCGGAGAAACCGGCTTCAAAACCCGTCGCCACGCCGGAATACTTGCCGATTGCTACGGACAAACCTCAAATCTCCCCAAATCCTTCCCTTACTCCCCTAGAAACATCGGCACAGACTCCCAGGCAGAGTATTAACCCTGAGAGCGATCGCCCCCTAGAGCATCCAGTTATTCCCCAACCGGCGATCGCTGAAATCGACACCCCCCCAATCCGAAAAACAGTCCCATCTAAAACATCCCGGGCGATCGGCCATACCCTAAAAATTGTATTACCCACCCTAGGAATCATCAGCCTTGTACTCGGCACAGGTTGGGACTTCTTCAGAAACGGTGAAAAATTCCATCCCGCTGTTCTTTTATCCAGCGCCTCCGAAACCCTCGCCACGGTTAAACTCCCTAACCCCCCTCAATTCCCATCTTTTGCAGCCCGTTCCAACTCCCTCCAACCCTTACAAGCGGATAACATTCTCAGCAACTTCCAACAACTTTCTGAACTTGTTGAATCCTCCATTCCCAACCGGCCTATTATCATTAAAGCAGTTGGAGATATTATTCCAGGAGTTGACTTCCCCACGAATAAACTTCACCCCCAGCCTGAGCAACTTTTTCAGGGTGTTACCCCTTATTTACAAGGAGCAGATTTAGTTTTTGGTAACTTTGAAAGTACCTTAACCAATCATCCTTATTCCGCCAAAGATGTCAGTCGTCCCAATATTTTTGCATTTCGCACTCCCCCCAGTTATACCCGCCTATTAAAAGAGGCGGGTTTTAACATTTTAAGTGTGGCCAATAATCATTCATTGGATTTTACTGACCAAGGCTTTGAAGATACCATCAAAAATATAGAAGCGGCTGGAATGGTTGCCGCCAGCCGGAAAGGGGAAATTGCTTATACCACAGTAAATGACATCCCCATCGCCTTTATTGGATTTAGTACCTACTCCTATCACAACTCCATTCTTGATTTAGATACGGCAAAAGCGCTGGTTGAGGAAGCCCAGGAAAATGCCACCTTAGTTGTGATTTCGTTTCATGGCGGTGCAGAAGGAACCGGGGCTATCCATGTTAAAAACCGCACGGAAACCTTTTTTGGCGAAAATCGAGGGAATTTGGTGGAATTTTCTCGGGCGATGATTGATGTCGGGGCGGATTTAGTCTTGGGTCATGGTCCTCATGTTCCCCGAGCATTAGAGGTTTACAAGGGAAAATTAATTGCCTATTCTTTAGGCAATTTTATGGGATATCGCAGTTTTTCAACGGTGGCGGAATTGGGATATTCTTTAATTTTGGAAGCAGAACTGGATTTGGAAGGTAATTTTATAGCGGGTCAGATTATTCCGATTCATTTGAATGGTCAAGGAATTCCCAGCTATGATTCTCAAAATCGCACGGTGAAGTTAATGCAGAAATTAACCCAAAGCGATTTTCCTGAAACTGCCCTCTCCATCGAAGCGGATGGAAAAATTGTGAAGGTAGATGCGCAGTAA
- the rfbB gene encoding dTDP-glucose 4,6-dehydratase: MTSSLNSPQDRKSRRVLVTGGAGFIGANFVHYWCRHYPGDRLVVLDALTYAGNPQNLASLEGNENYRFVQGNICDRPLVETLLKEEAIDTVAHFAAESHVDRSILGPAAFIQTNVVGSFTLLEAFRNHWQTLPVPDSGERGPIFLHVSTDEVYGSLGPKDPGFTEQTPYAPNSPYSASKAGSDHLARAYYHTYGLPTLITNCSNNYGPYHFPEKLIPLMCINMLLGKPLPVYGDGQNIRDWLYVEDHCRGLDRVIHQGTPGETYNIGGNNEVKNIDLVRMLCQLMDELAPDLPVRPCESLMTFVKDRPGHDRRYAIDATKIKTELGWTPTVTVEEGLRQTVQWYLTHQEWWRPLLSREYQDYYRQVYAN, encoded by the coding sequence ATGACCTCTAGTCTGAACTCTCCTCAAGATCGAAAGTCCCGTCGAGTATTAGTGACTGGCGGTGCCGGGTTTATTGGCGCTAACTTCGTTCATTACTGGTGTCGGCACTACCCTGGCGATCGCCTCGTGGTCCTTGATGCCCTCACCTATGCGGGTAATCCCCAAAATTTAGCCAGTCTCGAAGGTAACGAGAACTATCGGTTTGTTCAGGGGAATATTTGCGATCGCCCCTTGGTGGAAACCCTGCTCAAAGAGGAGGCGATCGATACCGTCGCCCACTTTGCCGCCGAATCCCATGTAGACCGCTCTATTTTAGGTCCGGCAGCATTCATTCAAACCAACGTGGTTGGTAGCTTTACCCTGTTAGAAGCCTTTCGGAATCACTGGCAAACGTTGCCGGTTCCTGATTCGGGAGAACGGGGACCGATTTTCCTCCATGTCTCCACGGATGAAGTGTATGGCAGTCTCGGGCCGAAGGATCCTGGGTTCACCGAGCAGACTCCCTACGCACCCAACAGTCCTTATTCTGCTTCCAAAGCAGGAAGTGACCATTTAGCCCGTGCCTACTATCACACCTACGGCCTCCCCACCCTGATTACGAATTGTTCCAATAATTATGGCCCTTACCATTTCCCCGAAAAGCTGATCCCCCTGATGTGCATTAATATGCTACTGGGTAAACCGTTACCTGTGTATGGTGATGGGCAAAATATTCGAGACTGGTTGTATGTAGAGGACCACTGCCGGGGGTTAGATCGGGTGATTCACCAGGGGACTCCGGGGGAAACTTATAATATTGGCGGGAATAATGAAGTCAAAAATATTGACTTGGTAAGGATGTTGTGTCAGTTGATGGATGAGTTGGCTCCCGATTTGCCGGTGCGCCCTTGCGAGTCCTTGATGACCTTTGTTAAGGATAGACCGGGCCATGACCGCCGCTATGCGATCGATGCGACGAAAATTAAGACGGAGTTAGGCTGGACTCCTACGGTGACGGTGGAAGAGGGTCTGCGGCAAACGGTCCAATGGTATCTGACTCATCAAGAGTGGTGGCGTCCTCTACTTTCTCGGGAGTATCAGGACTATTATCGCCAGGTTTACGCGAATTAA
- a CDS encoding PEP-CTERM sorting domain-containing protein — MNKTLMIGITAATATAMFGVAGPANAFTFGTNGISFDTDQQINFNLVSSNGAFQSTLKIFEVLEGGALQEQAVLYEEVRASDDGSKNGYRATVGNAIQMVNDTFTFLATKVYTLGLVSTYKGNSAGTVYTTSTLNYTGLQRAVFGSTGGQEGIALPGASSLVAGNPFNGPVAIAFEDIKWAGADGDFNDFVVSAEAVPEPLTMGGLALGAAGLAAARRARKRRTTEA; from the coding sequence GTGAACAAAACACTAATGATCGGAATCACAGCAGCAACAGCAACAGCCATGTTCGGAGTTGCTGGTCCAGCTAACGCCTTCACCTTCGGTACGAATGGCATTAGCTTTGACACGGATCAACAAATTAATTTTAATTTGGTCAGTTCTAACGGGGCTTTCCAATCTACCCTGAAAATCTTTGAGGTCCTAGAGGGTGGAGCCTTACAAGAGCAAGCCGTCCTTTATGAAGAAGTGCGAGCTTCGGATGATGGATCGAAAAATGGCTACCGGGCGACCGTGGGTAATGCCATTCAAATGGTAAACGATACTTTTACCTTTTTGGCGACTAAAGTTTACACCCTTGGACTGGTCAGCACATACAAGGGCAATAGTGCTGGAACCGTTTACACCACCTCGACGCTAAATTATACCGGGTTGCAGCGAGCCGTTTTTGGTTCCACAGGTGGACAAGAAGGCATCGCCTTACCGGGAGCCAGTTCTCTTGTGGCTGGTAATCCGTTTAATGGACCCGTTGCCATCGCTTTTGAAGATATCAAGTGGGCCGGTGCTGATGGCGACTTTAATGACTTCGTTGTAAGCGCAGAAGCAGTTCCTGAACCCCTGACAATGGGTGGACTAGCCTTGGGTGCTGCTGGTCTTGCTGCCGCTCGTCGCGCTCGCAAACGCCGCACCACTGAAGCCTAA